In a genomic window of Brassica rapa cultivar Chiifu-401-42 chromosome A10, CAAS_Brap_v3.01, whole genome shotgun sequence:
- the LOC103845068 gene encoding COP9 signalosome complex subunit 6a isoform X2: MAPSSSSGLTFKLHPLVIVNISDHYTRVKTQLNPPPSVCATENNGEAMLQPNPRVYGCVIGVQRGRTVEIFNSFELLFDPSSETLDRSFLEKKQELYKKVFPDFYVLGWYSTGNDAEESDMLIHKALMDINESPVYVLLNPSINHAHKDLPVTIYESELHVIDGIPQLIFAHTSYTIETVEAERISVDHVAHLKPSDGGSAATQLAAHLTGIHSAIKMLNSRIRVLHQFLAAMQKGDIPCENSLLRQVSSLLRRLPAMESERFQDNFLMEYNDKLLVTYLAMITNCTRFVPYLTTLDIKYSTAES; this comes from the exons ATGGCACCTTCGTCGTCGAGCGGTTTGACCTTCAAGCTCCACCCTCTAGTAATCGTCAACATATCGGATCACTACACCAGGGTCAAGACTCAGCTCAACCCTCCGCCTTCAGTCTGCGCCACCGAGAACAACGGCGAAGCAATGCTGCAGCCGAACCCTAGGGTTTACGGATGCGTGATCGGCGTCCAGAGAGGCCGAACTGTCGAGATCTTCAACAGCTTCGAGCTTTTGTTCGATCCTTCCTCTGAAACCCTCGATAGGTCCTTCCTCGAGAAGAAGCAAGAGCTCt acaAGAAAGTGTTCCCTGACTTCTACGTGTTGGGATGGTACTCTACGGGGAATGACGCTGAGGAGTCTGATATGCTTATCCATAAAGCC TTGATGGATATCAATGAGTCTCCTGTTTATGTGCTTCTAAACCCGTCAATCAATCACGCACACAAGGATCTCCCCGTTACTATTTATGAAAGTG AGTTGCATGTCATTGATGGAATCCCACAGCTCATTTTTGCTCATACAAGCTACACAATCGAG ACAGTTGAAGCTGAACGGATATCAGTTGATCATGTTGCACATCTCAAACCGTCTGATGGAGGCTCAGCAGCAACCCAGT TGGCTGCTCATCTTACTGGGATACACAGTGCCATCAAAATGCTTAATAGCAGAATCAGAGTGCTCCACCAGTTTCTAGCCGCAATGCAGAAAG GTGATATTCCTTGTGAAAACTCACTTCTGAGACAAGTATCTAGCCTGCTAAGGAGGTTGCCTGCCATGGAATCAGAGAGGTTTCAAGATAACTTTTTGATG GAGTACAACGACAAATTGCTAGTAACTTACCTAGCAATGATTACAAATTGTACCAGGTTTGTACCCTATCTAACAACATTAGATATAAAGTATTCGACCGCAGAGTC ATAG
- the LOC103845068 gene encoding COP9 signalosome complex subunit 6a isoform X1 has protein sequence MAPSSSSGLTFKLHPLVIVNISDHYTRVKTQLNPPPSVCATENNGEAMLQPNPRVYGCVIGVQRGRTVEIFNSFELLFDPSSETLDRSFLEKKQELYKKVFPDFYVLGWYSTGNDAEESDMLIHKALMDINESPVYVLLNPSINHAHKDLPVTIYESELHVIDGIPQLIFAHTSYTIETVEAERISVDHVAHLKPSDGGSAATQLAAHLTGIHSAIKMLNSRIRVLHQFLAAMQKGDIPCENSLLRQVSSLLRRLPAMESERFQDNFLMEYNDKLLVTYLAMITNCTSTMDEMVDKFNIAYDRNARRGGRTAFM, from the exons ATGGCACCTTCGTCGTCGAGCGGTTTGACCTTCAAGCTCCACCCTCTAGTAATCGTCAACATATCGGATCACTACACCAGGGTCAAGACTCAGCTCAACCCTCCGCCTTCAGTCTGCGCCACCGAGAACAACGGCGAAGCAATGCTGCAGCCGAACCCTAGGGTTTACGGATGCGTGATCGGCGTCCAGAGAGGCCGAACTGTCGAGATCTTCAACAGCTTCGAGCTTTTGTTCGATCCTTCCTCTGAAACCCTCGATAGGTCCTTCCTCGAGAAGAAGCAAGAGCTCt acaAGAAAGTGTTCCCTGACTTCTACGTGTTGGGATGGTACTCTACGGGGAATGACGCTGAGGAGTCTGATATGCTTATCCATAAAGCC TTGATGGATATCAATGAGTCTCCTGTTTATGTGCTTCTAAACCCGTCAATCAATCACGCACACAAGGATCTCCCCGTTACTATTTATGAAAGTG AGTTGCATGTCATTGATGGAATCCCACAGCTCATTTTTGCTCATACAAGCTACACAATCGAG ACAGTTGAAGCTGAACGGATATCAGTTGATCATGTTGCACATCTCAAACCGTCTGATGGAGGCTCAGCAGCAACCCAGT TGGCTGCTCATCTTACTGGGATACACAGTGCCATCAAAATGCTTAATAGCAGAATCAGAGTGCTCCACCAGTTTCTAGCCGCAATGCAGAAAG GTGATATTCCTTGTGAAAACTCACTTCTGAGACAAGTATCTAGCCTGCTAAGGAGGTTGCCTGCCATGGAATCAGAGAGGTTTCAAGATAACTTTTTGATG GAGTACAACGACAAATTGCTAGTAACTTACCTAGCAATGATTACAAATTGTACCAG CACCATGGACGAGATGGTGGACAAATTCAACATTGCTTATGACAGAAACGCTCGAAGAGGTGGAAGAACTGCGTTCATgtaa
- the LOC103845069 gene encoding heavy metal-associated isoprenylated plant protein 17 yields the protein MVGCFWSKRSPPVYNSNRYSDLYLYVLCNLNKSFYYSSYILTDTLFSLENFSSVVVNAELKIGMHCKNCAKRVREVVFYLNVRQCDVHLDTQKVMVAGDFNLDEVVETVKRKLGKRAEVLTSTKKSDVVSNEDAESEIVPEKNEETEIVLEKNEEPKLIPEKNEGPEIVLEKNEESNIGLQKEANPNGCTIQ from the exons ATGGTGGGTTGCTTCTGGTCAAAGAGATCACCACCCGTATATAATTCAAATAGGTACAGTGACTTATATCTCTACGTTTTATGTAATTTGAATAAGAGTTTTTATTACTCTTCTTACATACTAACTGACACACTTTTCTCCCTTGAAAATTTTTCTAGTGTTGTTGTCAATGCTGAATTGAAGATCGGGATGCATTGTAAGAACTGCGCAAAACGTGTCAGAGAAGTAGTTTTCTACTTGAATG TTCGACAATGTGATGTGCATCTAGATACTCAAAAGGTTATGGTCGCTGGTGATTTTAATTTAGATGAGGTGGTGGAAACTGTTAAGAGAAAACTTGGTAAAAGAGCAGAAGTTTTGACATCGACTAAGAAATCTGATGTAGTTTCAAATGAAGATGCTGAATCTGAAATAGTTccagaaaaaaatgaagaaactgaAATAGTTCTGGAGAAGAATGAAGAACCTAAATTAATTCCAGAGAAAAATGAAGGACCTGAAATAGTTCTAGAGAAGAATGAAGAATCTAATATAGGCCTTCAAAAGGAAGCAAATCCCAATGGATGCACTATCCAGTAA
- the LOC103845068 gene encoding COP9 signalosome complex subunit 6a isoform X3 translates to MAPSSSSGLTFKLHPLVIVNISDHYTRVKTQLNPPPSVCATENNGEAMLQPNPRVYGCVIGVQRGRTVEIFNSFELLFDPSSETLDKKVFPDFYVLGWYSTGNDAEESDMLIHKALMDINESPVYVLLNPSINHAHKDLPVTIYESELHVIDGIPQLIFAHTSYTIETVEAERISVDHVAHLKPSDGGSAATQLAAHLTGIHSAIKMLNSRIRVLHQFLAAMQKGDIPCENSLLRQVSSLLRRLPAMESERFQDNFLMEYNDKLLVTYLAMITNCTSTMDEMVDKFNIAYDRNARRGGRTAFM, encoded by the exons ATGGCACCTTCGTCGTCGAGCGGTTTGACCTTCAAGCTCCACCCTCTAGTAATCGTCAACATATCGGATCACTACACCAGGGTCAAGACTCAGCTCAACCCTCCGCCTTCAGTCTGCGCCACCGAGAACAACGGCGAAGCAATGCTGCAGCCGAACCCTAGGGTTTACGGATGCGTGATCGGCGTCCAGAGAGGCCGAACTGTCGAGATCTTCAACAGCTTCGAGCTTTTGTTCGATCCTTCCTCTGAAACCCTCG acaAGAAAGTGTTCCCTGACTTCTACGTGTTGGGATGGTACTCTACGGGGAATGACGCTGAGGAGTCTGATATGCTTATCCATAAAGCC TTGATGGATATCAATGAGTCTCCTGTTTATGTGCTTCTAAACCCGTCAATCAATCACGCACACAAGGATCTCCCCGTTACTATTTATGAAAGTG AGTTGCATGTCATTGATGGAATCCCACAGCTCATTTTTGCTCATACAAGCTACACAATCGAG ACAGTTGAAGCTGAACGGATATCAGTTGATCATGTTGCACATCTCAAACCGTCTGATGGAGGCTCAGCAGCAACCCAGT TGGCTGCTCATCTTACTGGGATACACAGTGCCATCAAAATGCTTAATAGCAGAATCAGAGTGCTCCACCAGTTTCTAGCCGCAATGCAGAAAG GTGATATTCCTTGTGAAAACTCACTTCTGAGACAAGTATCTAGCCTGCTAAGGAGGTTGCCTGCCATGGAATCAGAGAGGTTTCAAGATAACTTTTTGATG GAGTACAACGACAAATTGCTAGTAACTTACCTAGCAATGATTACAAATTGTACCAG CACCATGGACGAGATGGTGGACAAATTCAACATTGCTTATGACAGAAACGCTCGAAGAGGTGGAAGAACTGCGTTCATgtaa